TTCTGTGCTGTCTCTAAATCCATAATCTCATTTGATGCTATTATACCACCATATATAGATACTGGATCACATTTATACGCCTTATCAAAAGCTTCTACTAGACTCTCTGCTGTACCTATACCACAAGGATTGGCATGTTTAACAGCAACTATAGTTTTTTGTCCCTCATATTCTTTTAATATATCAAGTGCTCCATTTGTATCGTGGATGTTGTTAAATGACAATTCCTTGCCATGAAGCTGAATAGCATCAGCTAAACTTCCTCTTTGTTCAAACACTTCTCTATAAAAACTTCCCTTTTGATGTGGATTTTCTCCATATCTCAAATCACTAATTTTTTCAAATGTCATAGTAAGTGTATCACTATTTGTATCAACTATTCCACCAAAATAACTAGATATAAGAGCATCATAATGTGCAGTTAAGTGAAATGCCTTAGATGCTAGGTATAATCTATAGTCACTTTGAACGCTTTCATCCAAATCAAGTACTTCTACCATTCTATCATAATCATTTAGATCAGTTACTATGTAACAATCTTTGTAATTTTTAGCTGCAGCACGTATCATAGATGGACCACCGATATCTATATTTTCTATGATTTCAGCATGCGATACGCCTTGTTTTTTTACAGTTTCTTTAAATGGATAGAGAGTATTTACAACCAAATCTATGTCATGTATACCGAGTTCTTTCTTTCTGATTTGATCGCTTTCATTGTCTCTCCTATTAAGTATCCCTCCATGAATCTTAGGATGAAGTGTTTTTACTCTTCCATCAAAACATTCAGGAAAATCTGTAACTGACTCTAAATCAATTATTTCTATACCTTCACTTTCAAGTTTTTTAGCTGTTCCACCTGTAGATAGTATCTCCCAATCTCTTTTGACTAACTCCTTAGCAAATTCAACTATTCCTGCTTTATCGTATACACTTATAAGTGCTCTTCTCGCCATTTTTTATTCCTCCTAATTCTATTTTCCCAAATTCTCAAAAGACCCATTTTCACAATAATATTTAACTGCCCTAACTAGCAATTTATGTTCTATTTCAAGTACTCTTTTTTGAAGTTTTAAAGCGCTGTCATCTTCAAACACATCACATGTTCCTTGAAGAAGTATAGGCCCTGTATCCGTTCCTTCATCAACTATGTGTACTGTTGCTCCAGTTTTGAATTCTCCTTCGTTTAGTACCGCTTCGTGAACTTTTATTCCATAATATCCCTTACCACAATACTTTGGTATAAGTGAAGGATGTATATTTACGATTTTATCTCTATAATGTGTAAACCAATCTTCACTGAGTATCTTCAAATAACCTGCAAGTACTACTAAGTCAACATTTCTAGCGTTCATTTCCTTTATAAGCCTCTTGTTATACTCGAATCTATTAGTATAATCCTTAGGTTCTATATATATGTTTTCAATATTTTCCATATTCGCTCTAGTAAGTCCATATGCCTCTTCCTTGTTTGAAATAACTAGAACTATATTTCCTATATCTTTCTTGTGAATTTCATCAATTAGCGCCTGTAGATTTGTTCCACCTCCGGATACCAACACGCCTATATTTACTCTAGACATAATTCGACTCCTTTTTCACCATCTACTATTTCTCCAAATAGAAATGCACCATACCCTCTAGACTTCAAATCATCAATTACAGCATCACTTATATCTGATTTGACTACAATAACCATTCCAACTCCCATATTAAATGTATGATACA
The genomic region above belongs to Tissierellales bacterium and contains:
- the purH gene encoding bifunctional phosphoribosylaminoimidazolecarboxamide formyltransferase/IMP cyclohydrolase; protein product: MARRALISVYDKAGIVEFAKELVKRDWEILSTGGTAKKLESEGIEIIDLESVTDFPECFDGRVKTLHPKIHGGILNRRDNESDQIRKKELGIHDIDLVVNTLYPFKETVKKQGVSHAEIIENIDIGGPSMIRAAAKNYKDCYIVTDLNDYDRMVEVLDLDESVQSDYRLYLASKAFHLTAHYDALISSYFGGIVDTNSDTLTMTFEKISDLRYGENPHQKGSFYREVFEQRGSLADAIQLHGKELSFNNIHDTNGALDILKEYEGQKTIVAVKHANPCGIGTAESLVEAFDKAYKCDPVSIYGGIIASNEIMDLETAQKISKIFIEVVVAPDYEEEALALLTKKKNIRVLKLEDIEYKTYKAREVKKVLGGLLVQDRDDSLIKDGYTCVTDREPSESEMTDLIFAWKAVKHAKSNGIAMAKDGGTVAIGPGQVSRIWAVENCIKQGGEMLEGAVMASDAYFPFDDCVAAAHKAGITAIIQPGGSIRDEESIKKANEHGIAMIFTGMRHFKH
- the purN gene encoding phosphoribosylglycinamide formyltransferase; the protein is MSRVNIGVLVSGGGTNLQALIDEIHKKDIGNIVLVISNKEEAYGLTRANMENIENIYIEPKDYTNRFEYNKRLIKEMNARNVDLVVLAGYLKILSEDWFTHYRDKIVNIHPSLIPKYCGKGYYGIKVHEAVLNEGEFKTGATVHIVDEGTDTGPILLQGTCDVFEDDSALKLQKRVLEIEHKLLVRAVKYYCENGSFENLGK